The genomic segment CCGCGAGCGCCTCTCCCCCGCCGCCTTCCGCGCCTCCCTCTGACCGCCGCCCAGGCCGCGGCCGAGGTCAGCGGGCGGACTGGACGGCGGCGACGGTGGAGACGACGTGGGGGAAGAGGGGGTGGGACTCCTCGAGGCCCGTGACCTGCGCCGTGAACTCCTCGGCCGAGAGCGTCCCGAGCAGGGTCGCGAGCTCGGCGCTCTGCGGGTCGGACGCCGGGTCGAAGCGGAGGGCGTCGGCGACCGCCGTGAGCAGCGCCGTGAACGGCAGGCCGCGTTCCGCCAGCTCGGCCGCGGGGCCGATGAACCGCTCGTGGCGGCTGAGCTTCCGGAGCGGCTGCCGGCCGACGCGCTCGGGGGTGTCGGTCAGGTAGGGGTTGGCGAAGCGGATGAGGTTCTTCTCGAGGTACGCCTCCTGCGTCGCGGGGTCGAACTCGTGCTTGGCCACGAGCAGAGCCTTCGTCTCCTGCAGCACGCCCTTCACCGCCGCGAACACCGACGGCACCGCCAGCGCCTCCGAGAGGGTGGACGCCCCTTCGACCCAGGCCGCGTAGGCCAGCGTGGCGTGGCCCGTGTTCACGGTGAAGAGCTTCCGCTCGATGTAGGGCGCGAGGTCGGGCACGAAGTGGGCGTCGGGGATGTCGGGCACCGCCGCATCGAACGGCCCCGACTCGATCGCCCACTCGAAGAAGTCCTCCACCGTGACGTCGAGTCCGGCATCCGGCGCCTGGTTCGGCACGATGCGATCGACCGCCGTGTTGGCGAACACCGCGCGCGAGAGGGCGGACACGTCGGGCACCAGGGCCGACGTGATCTCCGCCTTCAGCGCATCCGTGGCGTTGATGGCGTTCTCGCACGCCATCACCGTCACGGGCGGGAGCGCGGACGATCGCGCGGCGAGACCCCGCGCGATCACCGGGGCGATGAAGCGGAGCACCGTCGGACCCACGGCGCACGTCACGACGTCGGCGGTCGCGATCTCGGCGACCACCGCCTCCTCGTGGGTGGCGCTGTTGATCGCACGGAAGCCGGTGACGGTCTCGGTGGATCCCTGCTCGCCCACCTCGTGCACGACGTAGCTGTCGGCCGCCGCGAGGGCGTCGATGAGCGACGCGTTCACGTCGGCGAACACCACCTCGTATCCCGCCCGGTGGAGGATCAGCCCGACGAATCCGCGGCCGATGTTGCCGGCGCCGAAGTGCACCGCTTTCATGCGTTCTCCTAGTCGTTGATGTCACCGAGGAGGTCGAGGACCTCCTCGGGGGTCGAGGCGGCGACGAGCTTGGCCACGTCGTCCTCCTCGCTGAACACGATCGCGATCTTGGTGAGGATCTCGAGGTGCCCGTTCTCCTTGCCGGCGATGCCGACGACGAAGCGCACCTCCTCGCCGCCCCAGTCGATCGGCTCGTCGTACCGCACGAACGAGAGCGCGGACTCCAGGATCGTGTCCTTGCCCTCGTTCGTGCCGTGCGGGATGGCGAGGAGGTTCCCCATGTAGGTCGACACGGTGTTCTCGCGCTGGAGCATGTAGTCCAGGTACTCCGGGGTGACGGCTCCGGCCTCCGTGAGGATGGCCGCCGCCTCGGCGATGGCGCCGTCGCGGTCGGTGGCCGTGCCACCGAGCCGGATCTGCGAGAGCTCGAGTACGTTCGCCATGGGGATCTCCTTCTCCTTCGTACGCGCTAGGCCTGCGCGTTCTGCTCTCTCAGTTTGTCGACCACTTCGTCATAACGGGGAGAGTTCATGAAGTTGTCGACGGAGACGTGCTCGGCGCTCGGCGTCCTCTCCTGCGCGCGCGGGGTGAGCTCACGCTGCGTGATGACCAGGTCGACGTCGTCGTCGAGGTTCGCGATCGCCTTGTTGACGACCGTGACCCCCTCGATGCCCGCCTTCTTGATCTTGTTCCGCAGCACCGACGCGCCCATGGCGCTCGAGCCCATGCCGGCGTCGCAGGCGAACACGATGTTGCGGATGGGACGGGTGTCGGTGAGCAGCGAGGTCTCCTCGGCCACGGCCTCGGCGTCGCCCGCGGGGACGCCCTCGGCGCGCAGGTTGCCGAGCACGCTCGACTCCTTGCCCTTGTTCGCCTCGGTCTGCGCGATCGCCGCGGACAGGTCGCCCGCGTTCTCGTTGAGCAGGTCGCGCTTGCGGCTCGCCCGCAGGATGACCGCGGTGACGAGGAACGACACGGCGGCGGCGCAGATCACCGAGAGGATGACGCCGATGTAGCTGTCGGGCGCGGTCTGCAGCAGCACCGCGAAGATGCTGCCCGGCGAGGCCGGGGCGCGCAGGCCCGAGTTGAACAGCACGTTGACGGCCACGCCGGTCGCGCCACCGGCGATCGCCGCCAGGATCGTGATCGGCTTCGACAGCACGTACGGGAAGTAGATCTCGTGGATGCCGCCGAAGAACTGGATGATGATCGCGCCGGGCGCGCTGGCCTTGGCCAGGCCGATCCCGAAGATCGAGAACGCGAGCAGGATGCCCAGGCCCGGACCGGGGTTGGCCTCGATGAGGAACAGGATCGACTTGCCCTGCTCCGCCACCTGCTGCACGCCGAGCGGGGTGAAGACACCGTGGTTGATCGCGTTGTTGAGGAAGAGGACCTTGCCGGGCTCGACCAGGATCGACGCCAGCGGCAGCAGGCCGATGCTGATCAGCCAGTTCACGCCGGCCTCGAGAGCCTTCGAGAGGAACTCGACCACCGGGGCGATGCCGAAGAACCCGGCAAGGGCCAGCAGGAAGCCGAGGATGCCCGCCGAGAAGTTGTCGACCAGCATCTCGAAGCCGGGACGGATCTTGCCGGCCCAGATCTTGTCGATCTGCTTGATCAGCCAGGCGCCGAGCGGACCCATGATCATCGCGCCGATGAACATCGGGATGCTCGCGCCGACGATGACGCC from the Cnuibacter physcomitrellae genome contains:
- a CDS encoding mannitol-1-phosphate 5-dehydrogenase: MKAVHFGAGNIGRGFVGLILHRAGYEVVFADVNASLIDALAAADSYVVHEVGEQGSTETVTGFRAINSATHEEAVVAEIATADVVTCAVGPTVLRFIAPVIARGLAARSSALPPVTVMACENAINATDALKAEITSALVPDVSALSRAVFANTAVDRIVPNQAPDAGLDVTVEDFFEWAIESGPFDAAVPDIPDAHFVPDLAPYIERKLFTVNTGHATLAYAAWVEGASTLSEALAVPSVFAAVKGVLQETKALLVAKHEFDPATQEAYLEKNLIRFANPYLTDTPERVGRQPLRKLSRHERFIGPAAELAERGLPFTALLTAVADALRFDPASDPQSAELATLLGTLSAEEFTAQVTGLEESHPLFPHVVSTVAAVQSAR
- a CDS encoding PTS sugar transporter subunit IIA — its product is MANVLELSQIRLGGTATDRDGAIAEAAAILTEAGAVTPEYLDYMLQRENTVSTYMGNLLAIPHGTNEGKDTILESALSFVRYDEPIDWGGEEVRFVVGIAGKENGHLEILTKIAIVFSEEDDVAKLVAASTPEEVLDLLGDIND
- a CDS encoding PTS mannitol transporter subunit IICB gives rise to the protein MTTTSPPQAGAQKGGGARVRVQRFGTFLSGMVMPNIPAFIAWGLITSFFIATGWLPNGILGGFGNADLIGWQGAATALAQADDGTTFPQYVGLVSPMITYLLPLLIANTGGRMVYGARGGVVGTIATMGVIVGASIPMFIGAMIMGPLGAWLIKQIDKIWAGKIRPGFEMLVDNFSAGILGFLLALAGFFGIAPVVEFLSKALEAGVNWLISIGLLPLASILVEPGKVLFLNNAINHGVFTPLGVQQVAEQGKSILFLIEANPGPGLGILLAFSIFGIGLAKASAPGAIIIQFFGGIHEIYFPYVLSKPITILAAIAGGATGVAVNVLFNSGLRAPASPGSIFAVLLQTAPDSYIGVILSVICAAAVSFLVTAVILRASRKRDLLNENAGDLSAAIAQTEANKGKESSVLGNLRAEGVPAGDAEAVAEETSLLTDTRPIRNIVFACDAGMGSSAMGASVLRNKIKKAGIEGVTVVNKAIANLDDDVDLVITQRELTPRAQERTPSAEHVSVDNFMNSPRYDEVVDKLREQNAQA